AACTTGCTCTGAAACTTCTTTTGTGATAGCAAGATCAAAACCATTTTTGGTTCCGTCGCCATCCATAGAGGTTAAAAGAATTTCACCTGCTCCTAAAGCTTCAGCCCTCTTAGCCCAGACTACCGTATCCAACTCTGTGGCCTCTCTTCCACCTTTAATGTGAACAAGATTTGTTTCTCCTACTTTCTTGGTATCAATGGCGACAACAACACATTGGCTTCCAAATTCATTCGCCAACTCAGAGATCAGCTTAGGATCTTTTACTGCTGAAGAATTGATACTGATCTTATCTGCTCCTGCTTCCAAAAGCTTTCTCACATCTTCTACAGAGGCAACTCCGCCCCCAACAGTAAATGGAATACTCAATTCTCTGGCTATATTCCTAACCAGCTCCACAAATGTTTTCCGGTTTTCAATAGTAGCTGTAATATCAAGAAAAACAAGCTCATCAGCGCCCTCCTCTTCATATTTCTTAGCCAATACCACAGGATCGCCCGCATTTTTCAGATCCTCAAAATTGATTCCCTTCACTGTGCTTCCATCTTTAATATCCAAACATGGAATAATTCTTTTTTTAAGCATTTTCAATAAAATTTTGAAGTTGTTGAAGGCTAATTTTTCCTTCATAAATCGCTTTTCCGATAATTGTTCCCGAGCATCCTATATCTTTCATTTTATAGACATCTTTAATCCCAGAAATACCACCGCTGGCAACCAGTTGTAATGAGGTTTTATATAAAATTTCAATATAAAGGCCCGTTGAAGGTCCTTCCAGCATTCCATCCTTTGAAATATCGGTGCATATTGTAGTTTGCATCCCATTTTTCTGATAATCAAGAATAAAATCTATGATATCCAGATTACTTTCTTCCTGCCAACCGGAAGTTTTGATCTTTCTGTTTTCACAATCTGCTCCCAAAATAATTTTTTCAGCACCATATTGTTCAATGATTTTGAGACAAAACTCAGGATCCTGTACAGCAATACTCCCTAATGTGATCTGTTTTGCACCACAATTAAAGGCTGTTTCAATGTCTGCTGAAGTTTTTAATCCACCTCCAAAGTCAATGTGTAACGCAGTGGATTTCGCAATATCTTCCAACACTTTCTGATTCACAATATGCTTAGATTTAGCCCCGTCAAGATCCACCAGGTGAAGAAATTGAATCCCAAAGTCTTCAAATTCACGGGCTACTTCTACAGGATCTTCATTGTATATTTTCTTGGTGTTGTAGTCTCCTTTAGACAAACGAACACATTTTCCATCAATGATGTCAATAGCAGGAATAATCTTCATTACGACAAGTTTATAAAGTTACTAAGTATTTGATTTCCTACACTTCCTGATTTCTCCGGGTGAAACTGAACTGCATAAAAGTTATCTTTCTGCAGAGAAGCACTGAACGGAAGAATGTAATCACATACCGAAGTGGTAAATTCAGACAATTCACAGTAATAGCTGTGAACAAAGTACACATCATTTTCAGATTCTATTTCAGAAAACAATAATGAATCTGGATTTGAAACAGAGTTCCATCCCATCTGAGGTACCAGTTCCAGCGCAGGGAATCTTTTAACACGGATATCAAAAATACCCATTCCCTCTGTATTTCCTTCTTCATTTTCCTTACACATCAGCTGCATTCCCAAACAGATTCCCAAAACAGGTTGTTTTAATGTTGGAATAAGTTGATCCAATCCTTTTTCTTTTAATAATTTCATTGTTGATGAAGCTTCCCCTACACCCGGAAAAATCACCTTATCTGCTTTCATGATAAGTTCAGGGT
This is a stretch of genomic DNA from Chryseobacterium tructae. It encodes these proteins:
- the hisF gene encoding imidazole glycerol phosphate synthase subunit HisF yields the protein MLKKRIIPCLDIKDGSTVKGINFEDLKNAGDPVVLAKKYEEEGADELVFLDITATIENRKTFVELVRNIARELSIPFTVGGGVASVEDVRKLLEAGADKISINSSAVKDPKLISELANEFGSQCVVVAIDTKKVGETNLVHIKGGREATELDTVVWAKRAEALGAGEILLTSMDGDGTKNGFDLAITKEVSEQVTIPVIASGGAGTVNDFVKVFNETKATGALAASIFHFNEIGIQDLKQQLKTQKIEVR
- the hisA gene encoding 1-(5-phosphoribosyl)-5-[(5-phosphoribosylamino)methylideneamino]imidazole-4-carboxamide isomerase, with translation MKIIPAIDIIDGKCVRLSKGDYNTKKIYNEDPVEVAREFEDFGIQFLHLVDLDGAKSKHIVNQKVLEDIAKSTALHIDFGGGLKTSADIETAFNCGAKQITLGSIAVQDPEFCLKIIEQYGAEKIILGADCENRKIKTSGWQEESNLDIIDFILDYQKNGMQTTICTDISKDGMLEGPSTGLYIEILYKTSLQLVASGGISGIKDVYKMKDIGCSGTIIGKAIYEGKISLQQLQNFIENA
- the hisH gene encoding imidazole glycerol phosphate synthase subunit HisH, with the translated sequence MIAIIKYNGGNVSSVQNALNRLNIDSVITDDPELIMKADKVIFPGVGEASSTMKLLKEKGLDQLIPTLKQPVLGICLGMQLMCKENEEGNTEGMGIFDIRVKRFPALELVPQMGWNSVSNPDSLLFSEIESENDVYFVHSYYCELSEFTTSVCDYILPFSASLQKDNFYAVQFHPEKSGSVGNQILSNFINLS